The following are from one region of the Rosettibacter firmus genome:
- a CDS encoding STAS domain-containing protein, whose protein sequence is MSISEEIIGDIVIETINSNRATLIESENLKKLIYDKVEKGYKKIIIDLSNAEFIDSTFLGVIVNGLKKVVSLGGDLKLVGFKPAVRSMFELTRLFRVFESYPELQSALKSFQK, encoded by the coding sequence ATGAGTATATCAGAAGAAATAATTGGCGATATTGTTATTGAAACAATAAATTCTAATAGAGCTACATTAATCGAATCAGAAAACTTAAAAAAGCTGATATATGATAAAGTTGAAAAAGGTTATAAGAAAATTATAATTGACTTAAGTAATGCTGAATTCATAGATTCAACTTTTCTTGGAGTAATTGTTAATGGACTTAAGAAAGTTGTAAGTCTTGGTGGTGATTTAAAACTTGTAGGATTTAAACCAGCTGTTCGTTCTATGTTTGAATTAACACGCTTATTTAGAGTTTTTGAATCTTATCCTGAATTACAATCAGCATTAAAAAGTTTTCAGAAATAA
- a CDS encoding sigma-54-dependent transcriptional regulator gives MEKLIFIVDDEESILKMLTHWCKNQWGYKVKTFTTGSEVLNALNEEPDLILLDIMLPDINGNDLLIKIKQSNPQLPVIMLSAQGSIEVALESIRLGAFDYFPKPLDKNRLESAIRNAIKNYDLERELKKLKENIQKEYSFDNIVSADKKMQEAFRMVSRVLDNDITVLIQGESGTGKELIARAIHYNGKRKNAPFVVVNCASIPRELLESELFGHEKGAFTGAHQRKIGKFELANGGTIFLDEIGEMEMSLQAKILRVIQQKEFERVGGNEVIKTDVRIISATNRDLKECVDKKLFREDLYYRLSSFPIYIPPLRERKGDIVVLIDHFIKQLNEKLGKNIKGVTKNALKLMYDYNWPGNVRELENTLERCMILTDGDYIDVDVLPDSITAQSVSIDNKTALFADDSPIIPIEKLKEQAIRHALKVTNGNIVEAARKLKIGRATLYRLIDKYKLNRN, from the coding sequence TTGGAAAAATTAATTTTTATAGTTGACGATGAAGAATCGATATTGAAAATGTTAACACATTGGTGTAAAAACCAATGGGGCTACAAAGTAAAAACATTTACTACAGGTTCAGAAGTTTTAAATGCACTTAATGAAGAACCAGATTTAATTTTGCTTGACATAATGTTGCCTGATATAAATGGTAATGACTTATTAATTAAAATAAAACAATCTAATCCACAACTTCCAGTAATTATGCTTTCTGCTCAGGGAAGTATTGAAGTAGCGTTAGAATCAATTCGTCTTGGAGCATTTGATTACTTTCCAAAACCACTCGATAAAAATAGACTCGAATCTGCAATCAGGAATGCAATTAAAAATTATGATCTCGAAAGAGAATTAAAAAAGCTGAAAGAGAATATTCAAAAAGAATATAGTTTCGATAATATTGTATCTGCAGATAAAAAAATGCAGGAAGCTTTTCGAATGGTTTCGAGAGTTCTGGATAATGATATAACTGTTTTAATTCAGGGAGAAAGTGGTACTGGAAAAGAATTAATTGCAAGAGCAATTCATTACAACGGGAAAAGAAAAAATGCTCCATTTGTTGTTGTAAATTGTGCTTCGATTCCACGTGAACTTTTAGAGAGTGAATTATTTGGTCACGAAAAAGGTGCATTTACAGGTGCACATCAAAGAAAAATTGGAAAGTTTGAACTTGCAAATGGAGGAACAATTTTTCTTGATGAAATTGGTGAAATGGAAATGTCTCTTCAGGCAAAAATTCTCCGTGTAATTCAACAAAAAGAATTTGAAAGAGTTGGTGGTAACGAAGTTATTAAAACAGATGTAAGAATAATTTCTGCTACAAATAGAGATTTGAAAGAATGTGTGGATAAAAAACTTTTCCGTGAAGATCTATACTATCGATTGAGTTCATTTCCTATTTATATTCCACCACTTAGAGAAAGAAAGGGTGACATTGTTGTATTGATTGATCATTTCATTAAACAACTTAATGAAAAACTCGGGAAGAATATTAAAGGAGTTACCAAAAATGCACTAAAACTTATGTACGATTACAATTGGCCTGGCAATGTAAGAGAACTTGAAAACACACTCGAACGATGTATGATTCTTACAGATGGAGATTACATTGATGTTGATGTATTGCCAGATTCAATTACAGCTCAATCTGTTTCAATTGATAATAAAACTGCTTTGTTTGCAGACGATTCCCCCATTATTCCAATTGAAAAACTAAAAGAGCAGGCTATACGTCATGCTCTTAAAGTAACAAATGGAAATATTGTTGAAGCAGCAAGAAAACTTAAAATTGGTAGAGCAACATTATATCGTTTAATAGATAAATATAAATTAAACAGAAATTAA
- a CDS encoding MFS transporter has protein sequence MHKNFYLALLGIGIGGIGFGLITPVTVLLLEQNKAPAIITGSITMVGYLSVVIFSPVAGLLINKYNLKKVLGTGLFLWSIGALAHIFWYIIPLLYLIKFLMGIGGTLIFVSTEVIINYYSDENNRGKNVNLYAVILSIGIALGSILIWTIKIATWLPFVIGALVMLSVFLFQVIFFEDINVNHNNSRIAKISFTSLPLLSIIAPAVYGFFESSIIVVIPMYGLRNLFNVNQVSYFIASFVTGGIVLLYFIGFISDIINRQKLLLFIFFLLSNLLILPSIYNNFIFLIITFFLIGGMIPAIYTVGLSYTIEKVEKQFIAQANGYYIMMYGIGTIAGPFIGALLVDINKQFGFWLFSAILCFLLFAFFRWYGKQNS, from the coding sequence ATGCATAAAAATTTTTACCTTGCTCTACTTGGAATAGGAATAGGCGGAATTGGTTTTGGATTAATTACACCTGTTACAGTTCTACTGCTTGAACAAAATAAAGCTCCAGCAATTATTACGGGAAGCATTACAATGGTCGGCTATTTAAGCGTGGTCATTTTTTCTCCTGTAGCAGGATTGTTAATTAATAAATATAATCTTAAAAAAGTTCTTGGTACTGGATTGTTTTTATGGTCAATAGGAGCATTAGCACATATATTCTGGTACATAATTCCATTACTTTATTTAATAAAATTTTTGATGGGAATAGGGGGAACATTAATTTTTGTTTCAACAGAAGTTATAATAAATTATTATAGTGATGAAAATAATAGAGGAAAAAATGTTAATCTTTATGCTGTAATTTTATCGATAGGAATTGCACTCGGTTCAATTTTAATCTGGACAATTAAAATAGCTACGTGGTTGCCTTTTGTTATAGGTGCACTTGTTATGTTGTCTGTTTTTTTATTTCAAGTAATATTTTTTGAAGATATAAATGTTAATCACAATAATAGCAGAATAGCAAAAATCTCATTTACCAGTTTACCTTTGTTGAGTATTATTGCACCAGCAGTTTATGGATTTTTTGAATCATCAATTATTGTGGTTATACCGATGTATGGTTTAAGAAATCTGTTTAATGTAAATCAGGTTTCTTATTTTATTGCATCTTTTGTTACAGGTGGAATAGTGTTACTTTACTTTATAGGTTTTATTAGTGATATCATCAATAGACAAAAATTACTACTCTTTATTTTCTTCCTTTTGAGTAACCTGCTTATTCTACCATCTATTTATAATAATTTTATTTTTTTGATTATAACTTTCTTTCTAATCGGTGGAATGATTCCAGCAATTTATACTGTTGGATTAAGTTATACAATAGAGAAGGTCGAAAAACAATTTATAGCACAAGCAAATGGTTATTATATAATGATGTATGGAATAGGAACAATTGCAGGACCATTTATTGGTGCATTACTGGTTGATATAAACAAGCAATTTGGTTTCTGGTTGTTTTCGGCAATTCTTTGCTTTCTCTTGTTTGCCTTTTTTAGATGGTATGGAAAACAAAATTCGTAG
- a CDS encoding PAS domain-containing sensor histidine kinase, whose product MPNKNINIIESLNNIDTPVLINFIDKHQIANDKLKNLFEISYDPNNDFWNTIKFYDVQNNLLTLEELPFIKAAKEKRSIPFFRLKYLDKNSSEKYLIVNSIFIQDKSEESFVISLFSDVTKEIGIEQILKESLGSIQAVLYSTNADGSEYYFISDAVRQLFGFTPEEIYNNKFLILRTIEKEHFKNFREFIDKLRTGEASVVEYKMKDRFGKEHWVRHTGIPIIRNEKVIRVVGIILDITEEKITRLRLENSEEKFRMLIDTADDLIFILNGFGYFNMVNKNGANALGYRPEEMIGKHFLDFVDKEDESKIAEAFSKILTTQEKVIFEVSFIDRFEKSITFEIHAKPMIIDGEVAGMISIGRNITNRKLYEQKIKELNAKLIEANRIISIERERARQKITLLEELNKLKSEFVSNISHELRTPLASVVGFAETIATDSDLPKETIKEFSEIILSEGRRLAKIINDVLDFSRLETGQEELKKEEFEIQKLIDEVESDFKNEINQKELVLSKEYPQKEVKIYADRKRLKQALDNLVSNAIKYTPKGGRINLMVNDFEKEIEITVSDTGIGIPEKELPKLFQKFSKIYRPNAPVSGAGMGLAVVKQIIDLHKGVIRVKSEENKGTTFIIRLPK is encoded by the coding sequence ATGCCTAATAAGAACATAAATATAATTGAAAGTCTAAATAATATAGATACTCCAGTACTTATAAATTTTATAGATAAACATCAAATTGCCAACGATAAGCTTAAAAACTTATTTGAAATATCATACGATCCTAATAATGATTTCTGGAATACAATAAAATTTTATGATGTACAAAATAATTTATTGACTCTCGAAGAATTACCTTTCATTAAAGCCGCAAAAGAAAAAAGAAGTATTCCTTTTTTTAGATTAAAATACCTGGATAAAAATTCTTCTGAAAAATATTTAATTGTTAACTCAATATTTATTCAGGATAAAAGCGAAGAGTCTTTTGTTATATCCTTATTTAGTGATGTAACAAAAGAAATTGGTATTGAACAAATACTTAAAGAATCGCTTGGTAGCATACAGGCAGTTTTATATTCTACTAATGCAGATGGAAGTGAATATTATTTTATAAGTGATGCTGTACGACAACTTTTTGGATTTACTCCAGAAGAAATTTATAACAATAAATTTTTAATACTGAGAACAATCGAAAAAGAACACTTCAAAAATTTTAGAGAGTTTATTGATAAGTTAAGGACAGGTGAAGCTTCGGTAGTTGAATATAAGATGAAAGATCGCTTTGGAAAAGAACACTGGGTAAGACATACAGGAATTCCAATTATTAGAAACGAAAAAGTTATTCGTGTGGTGGGAATTATTCTGGATATTACAGAAGAAAAAATTACAAGACTTCGTCTTGAAAACTCAGAAGAAAAATTTAGAATGCTAATTGATACTGCAGACGATTTAATTTTTATATTGAATGGCTTTGGTTATTTCAATATGGTTAATAAAAATGGTGCTAATGCTCTTGGATATAGACCAGAAGAAATGATAGGAAAACATTTTTTAGACTTTGTTGATAAAGAAGATGAATCAAAAATTGCAGAAGCATTTTCAAAAATCTTAACAACTCAAGAAAAAGTTATTTTTGAAGTTTCCTTTATCGATCGATTCGAAAAGAGTATTACATTCGAAATCCACGCAAAACCAATGATTATTGATGGCGAAGTAGCTGGGATGATAAGCATAGGAAGAAATATTACAAATAGAAAACTTTATGAACAGAAAATAAAAGAACTGAATGCAAAATTAATTGAAGCAAATAGAATTATTTCCATTGAGCGAGAAAGAGCACGACAGAAAATCACCTTGCTCGAAGAACTAAATAAACTGAAAAGCGAATTCGTTTCGAATATTTCACACGAATTAAGAACACCACTTGCATCGGTAGTAGGTTTTGCTGAGACCATTGCTACCGATTCTGATCTCCCAAAAGAAACCATCAAAGAATTCAGCGAAATAATTTTAAGCGAAGGCAGAAGACTTGCAAAAATAATAAATGATGTTTTGGATTTTTCAAGATTGGAAACAGGTCAAGAAGAATTAAAAAAAGAAGAATTCGAAATTCAAAAACTTATTGATGAAGTAGAATCAGATTTTAAAAACGAAATAAATCAAAAAGAATTAGTTTTATCGAAAGAATATCCACAAAAGGAAGTTAAAATTTATGCAGATAGAAAAAGATTAAAACAGGCACTCGATAATCTTGTTTCAAATGCAATCAAGTATACACCTAAAGGTGGAAGAATTAATTTAATGGTCAACGATTTTGAAAAAGAAATTGAAATTACAGTAAGCGATACTGGAATTGGAATACCAGAAAAAGAACTTCCCAAATTATTTCAAAAGTTTAGTAAAATTTATAGACCAAATGCACCAGTATCAGGAGCGGGAATGGGACTGGCAGTTGTTAAACAAATTATTGATTTGCATAAAGGTGTTATAAGGGTTAAGAGCGAAGAAAATAAAGGGACAACATTTATTATAAGATTACCAAAATAA